A portion of the Chelmon rostratus isolate fCheRos1 chromosome 15, fCheRos1.pri, whole genome shotgun sequence genome contains these proteins:
- the rps6ka1 gene encoding ribosomal protein S6 kinase alpha-1 isoform X1: MLGVLLQSLLDLPAVLADFYLSGLLEEGKVDPDLESDDDEWHSFPQVQNGQSTAEEGVTPAVKDDGEIKEINITHVVKEGSEKADASQFELLKVLGQGSFGKVFLVRKVTPPDANQLYAMKVLKKATLKVRDRVRTKMERDILADVNHPFVVKLHYAFQTEGKLYLILDFLRGGDLFTRLSKEVMFTEEDVKFYLAELALGLDHLHSLGIIYRDLKPENILLDEEGHIKLTDFGLCKEAIDHEKKAYSFCGTVEYMAPEVVNRQGHTHSADWWSFGVLMFEMLTGALPFQGKDRKETMNLILKARLGMPQFLSAEAQSLLRALFKRNPANRLGSGADGAEEIKRHGFFSTIDWNKLFRKEMKPPFRPAVARPDDTFYFDSEFTSRTPKDSPGVPPSAGAHQLFRGFSFIASTLLEEEGSVEPVNPPPHPVVQQLHGKNLLFSDGYILKEDIGMGSFSVCKRCVHKTTNTEYAVKMIDKTSTDPSEEIEILLRYGQHPNIITLKDVYDNSKQVFLVTELMRGGELLDRILKQKFFSEREASAVLHTITKTVEYLHSQGVVHRDLKPSNILYVDESGNPESIRICDFGFAKQLRANNGLLMTPCYTANFVAPEVLKRQGYDEGCDIWSLGVLLYTMLAGFTPFANGPEDTPNEILNRIGNGHFSLTGGNWDTVSDAAKDLVSKMLHVDPHQRLTAKQVLRHPWIVQRDKLPNSQLPHHDPKLVKGAMAATYSALKNSQPTPELKPIESSFLAQRRVKKLPSTSL, translated from the exons GATGACGGAGAAATCAAGGAGATCAACATCACCCATGTGGTCAAGGAGGGCTCAGAGAAGGCTGACGCCTCTCAGTTTGAACTGCTCAAAGTCCTGGGACAGGGATCCTTTGGCAAG GTGTTCCTGGTGCGAAAGGTGACCCCTCCCGATGCTAACCAGCTCTACGCCATGAAGGTCCTGAAGAAGGCCACGCTCAAAG TAAGAGACCGTGTGAGAACCAAGATGGAGAGGGACATCCTGGCAGACGTCAACCATCCATTTGTTGTCAAACTGCACTATG cATTCCAGACTGAAGGGAAGTTGTACCTGATCCTGGACTTTCTCAGAGGAGGAGATCTCTTCACAAGACTCTCCAAAGAG GTGATGttcacagaggaggatgtgaagTTTTATCTGGCAGAGCTGGCGCTGGGACTGGACCACCTCCACAGCCTGGGCATCATCTACAGGGACCTCAAACCTGAAAA CATTCTCCTGGATGAGGAGGGACACATCAAACTCACAG ATTTCGGTTTGTGTAAAGAAGCCATTGATCATGAGAAGAAAGCTTATTCCTTCTGTGGCACTGTGGAGTACATGGCACCAGAGGTTGTGAACAGGCAGGGACACACCCACAGCGCCGACTGGTGGTCATTTGGAGTACTAATG TTTGAGATGTTGACCGGAGCGCTGCCGTTTCAAGGGAAGGACCGCAAAGAAACTATGAACCTGATTCTGAA GGCGCGTCTGGGGATGCCTCAGTTCCTGAGCGCAGAGGCCCAGTCTCTGCTCAGGGCTTTGTTCAAGAGGAACCCCGCCAACAGGCTGG GATCTGGTGCTGACGGTGCAGAGGAGATCAAACGCCATGGTTTCTTCTCCACCATAGACTGGAAT aaaCTCTTCAGAAAAGAAATGAAGCCTCCATTCAGGCCGGCGGTGGCGCGTCCGGACGACACCTTTTACTTTGACTCCGAGTTCACCTCCCGCACCCCTAAAG ACTCCCCTGGCGTGCCCCCAAGTGCCGGAGCTCACCAGCTCTTCAGAGGCTTCAGCTTCATCGCGTCGACTCTGTTGGAGGAGGAAGGTTCGGTGGAGCCAGTCAATCCCCCGCCACACCCGGTGGTCCAG CAATTACACGGGAAGAACCTGCTGTTCAGCGACGGCTACATATTGAAGGAAGACATCGGCATGGgctccttctctgtctgcaaACGATGTGTCCACAAAACCACCAACACAGAATACGCTGTCAAG atgattgacAAGACCAGCACAGACCCCTCTGAGGAGATTGAGATTCTACTTCGATACGGACAGCACCCCAACATCATAACGCTGAAGGAT GTGTACGACAACAGTAAGCAGGTGTTCCTGGTGACGGAGTTGATGCGCGGGGGAGAGCTGCTGGATCGGATCCTCAAGCAGAAGTTCTTTTCGGAGAGGGAGGCCAGCGCTGTGCTTCACACCATCACCAAGACCGTGGAGTATCTGCACTCACAGGGG GTGGTGCACAGGGACCTGAAGCCCAGCAACATCCTCTACGTGGACGAGTCAGGGAATCCAGAGTCTATCAGGATCTGTGATTTTGGCTTCGCGAAGCAACTGCGTGCCAACAACGGCCTGCTGATGACCCCATGCTACACTGCTAACTTTGTAGCTCCTGAG GTGTTGAAGCGTCAGGGCTACGACGAAGGATGCGACATCTGGAGTCTGGGAGTCTTACTGTACACCATGCTGGCCGG TTTTACTCCATTTGCCAACGGACCCGAGGACACCCCGAATGAGATCCTGAACAGGATAGGCAACGGCCACTTCAGTCTGACTGGAGGCAACTGGGACACCGTGTCCGACGCCGCCAAG GATCTTGTTTCCAAGATGCTGCACGTGGACCCCCATCAAAGACTGACTGCGAAGCAGGTCCTCAGACACCCCTGGATTGTCCAGAGAGACAAACTACCCAACAGCCAGCTCCCACACCATGACCCCAAACTGGTCAAG GGTGCGATGGCAGCCACCTACTCTGCCCTGAAGAACTCCCAACCGACTCCAGAGCTCAAGCCCATCGAGAGCTCCTTCCTAGCCCAGCGACGTGTCAAGAAgcttccctccacctccctgtaG
- the rps6ka1 gene encoding ribosomal protein S6 kinase alpha-1 isoform X2 has product MLGVLLQSLLDLPAVLADFYLSGLLEEGKVDPDLESDDDEWHSFPQNGQSTAEEGVTPAVKDDGEIKEINITHVVKEGSEKADASQFELLKVLGQGSFGKVFLVRKVTPPDANQLYAMKVLKKATLKVRDRVRTKMERDILADVNHPFVVKLHYAFQTEGKLYLILDFLRGGDLFTRLSKEVMFTEEDVKFYLAELALGLDHLHSLGIIYRDLKPENILLDEEGHIKLTDFGLCKEAIDHEKKAYSFCGTVEYMAPEVVNRQGHTHSADWWSFGVLMFEMLTGALPFQGKDRKETMNLILKARLGMPQFLSAEAQSLLRALFKRNPANRLGSGADGAEEIKRHGFFSTIDWNKLFRKEMKPPFRPAVARPDDTFYFDSEFTSRTPKDSPGVPPSAGAHQLFRGFSFIASTLLEEEGSVEPVNPPPHPVVQQLHGKNLLFSDGYILKEDIGMGSFSVCKRCVHKTTNTEYAVKMIDKTSTDPSEEIEILLRYGQHPNIITLKDVYDNSKQVFLVTELMRGGELLDRILKQKFFSEREASAVLHTITKTVEYLHSQGVVHRDLKPSNILYVDESGNPESIRICDFGFAKQLRANNGLLMTPCYTANFVAPEVLKRQGYDEGCDIWSLGVLLYTMLAGFTPFANGPEDTPNEILNRIGNGHFSLTGGNWDTVSDAAKDLVSKMLHVDPHQRLTAKQVLRHPWIVQRDKLPNSQLPHHDPKLVKGAMAATYSALKNSQPTPELKPIESSFLAQRRVKKLPSTSL; this is encoded by the exons GATGACGGAGAAATCAAGGAGATCAACATCACCCATGTGGTCAAGGAGGGCTCAGAGAAGGCTGACGCCTCTCAGTTTGAACTGCTCAAAGTCCTGGGACAGGGATCCTTTGGCAAG GTGTTCCTGGTGCGAAAGGTGACCCCTCCCGATGCTAACCAGCTCTACGCCATGAAGGTCCTGAAGAAGGCCACGCTCAAAG TAAGAGACCGTGTGAGAACCAAGATGGAGAGGGACATCCTGGCAGACGTCAACCATCCATTTGTTGTCAAACTGCACTATG cATTCCAGACTGAAGGGAAGTTGTACCTGATCCTGGACTTTCTCAGAGGAGGAGATCTCTTCACAAGACTCTCCAAAGAG GTGATGttcacagaggaggatgtgaagTTTTATCTGGCAGAGCTGGCGCTGGGACTGGACCACCTCCACAGCCTGGGCATCATCTACAGGGACCTCAAACCTGAAAA CATTCTCCTGGATGAGGAGGGACACATCAAACTCACAG ATTTCGGTTTGTGTAAAGAAGCCATTGATCATGAGAAGAAAGCTTATTCCTTCTGTGGCACTGTGGAGTACATGGCACCAGAGGTTGTGAACAGGCAGGGACACACCCACAGCGCCGACTGGTGGTCATTTGGAGTACTAATG TTTGAGATGTTGACCGGAGCGCTGCCGTTTCAAGGGAAGGACCGCAAAGAAACTATGAACCTGATTCTGAA GGCGCGTCTGGGGATGCCTCAGTTCCTGAGCGCAGAGGCCCAGTCTCTGCTCAGGGCTTTGTTCAAGAGGAACCCCGCCAACAGGCTGG GATCTGGTGCTGACGGTGCAGAGGAGATCAAACGCCATGGTTTCTTCTCCACCATAGACTGGAAT aaaCTCTTCAGAAAAGAAATGAAGCCTCCATTCAGGCCGGCGGTGGCGCGTCCGGACGACACCTTTTACTTTGACTCCGAGTTCACCTCCCGCACCCCTAAAG ACTCCCCTGGCGTGCCCCCAAGTGCCGGAGCTCACCAGCTCTTCAGAGGCTTCAGCTTCATCGCGTCGACTCTGTTGGAGGAGGAAGGTTCGGTGGAGCCAGTCAATCCCCCGCCACACCCGGTGGTCCAG CAATTACACGGGAAGAACCTGCTGTTCAGCGACGGCTACATATTGAAGGAAGACATCGGCATGGgctccttctctgtctgcaaACGATGTGTCCACAAAACCACCAACACAGAATACGCTGTCAAG atgattgacAAGACCAGCACAGACCCCTCTGAGGAGATTGAGATTCTACTTCGATACGGACAGCACCCCAACATCATAACGCTGAAGGAT GTGTACGACAACAGTAAGCAGGTGTTCCTGGTGACGGAGTTGATGCGCGGGGGAGAGCTGCTGGATCGGATCCTCAAGCAGAAGTTCTTTTCGGAGAGGGAGGCCAGCGCTGTGCTTCACACCATCACCAAGACCGTGGAGTATCTGCACTCACAGGGG GTGGTGCACAGGGACCTGAAGCCCAGCAACATCCTCTACGTGGACGAGTCAGGGAATCCAGAGTCTATCAGGATCTGTGATTTTGGCTTCGCGAAGCAACTGCGTGCCAACAACGGCCTGCTGATGACCCCATGCTACACTGCTAACTTTGTAGCTCCTGAG GTGTTGAAGCGTCAGGGCTACGACGAAGGATGCGACATCTGGAGTCTGGGAGTCTTACTGTACACCATGCTGGCCGG TTTTACTCCATTTGCCAACGGACCCGAGGACACCCCGAATGAGATCCTGAACAGGATAGGCAACGGCCACTTCAGTCTGACTGGAGGCAACTGGGACACCGTGTCCGACGCCGCCAAG GATCTTGTTTCCAAGATGCTGCACGTGGACCCCCATCAAAGACTGACTGCGAAGCAGGTCCTCAGACACCCCTGGATTGTCCAGAGAGACAAACTACCCAACAGCCAGCTCCCACACCATGACCCCAAACTGGTCAAG GGTGCGATGGCAGCCACCTACTCTGCCCTGAAGAACTCCCAACCGACTCCAGAGCTCAAGCCCATCGAGAGCTCCTTCCTAGCCCAGCGACGTGTCAAGAAgcttccctccacctccctgtaG
- the rps6ka1 gene encoding ribosomal protein S6 kinase alpha-1 isoform X4 produces the protein MPLAQIAEPWPTMELVQLETENGQSTAEEGVTPAVKDDGEIKEINITHVVKEGSEKADASQFELLKVLGQGSFGKVFLVRKVTPPDANQLYAMKVLKKATLKVRDRVRTKMERDILADVNHPFVVKLHYAFQTEGKLYLILDFLRGGDLFTRLSKEVMFTEEDVKFYLAELALGLDHLHSLGIIYRDLKPENILLDEEGHIKLTDFGLCKEAIDHEKKAYSFCGTVEYMAPEVVNRQGHTHSADWWSFGVLMFEMLTGALPFQGKDRKETMNLILKARLGMPQFLSAEAQSLLRALFKRNPANRLGSGADGAEEIKRHGFFSTIDWNKLFRKEMKPPFRPAVARPDDTFYFDSEFTSRTPKDSPGVPPSAGAHQLFRGFSFIASTLLEEEGSVEPVNPPPHPVVQQLHGKNLLFSDGYILKEDIGMGSFSVCKRCVHKTTNTEYAVKMIDKTSTDPSEEIEILLRYGQHPNIITLKDVYDNSKQVFLVTELMRGGELLDRILKQKFFSEREASAVLHTITKTVEYLHSQGVVHRDLKPSNILYVDESGNPESIRICDFGFAKQLRANNGLLMTPCYTANFVAPEVLKRQGYDEGCDIWSLGVLLYTMLAGFTPFANGPEDTPNEILNRIGNGHFSLTGGNWDTVSDAAKDLVSKMLHVDPHQRLTAKQVLRHPWIVQRDKLPNSQLPHHDPKLVKGAMAATYSALKNSQPTPELKPIESSFLAQRRVKKLPSTSL, from the exons GATGACGGAGAAATCAAGGAGATCAACATCACCCATGTGGTCAAGGAGGGCTCAGAGAAGGCTGACGCCTCTCAGTTTGAACTGCTCAAAGTCCTGGGACAGGGATCCTTTGGCAAG GTGTTCCTGGTGCGAAAGGTGACCCCTCCCGATGCTAACCAGCTCTACGCCATGAAGGTCCTGAAGAAGGCCACGCTCAAAG TAAGAGACCGTGTGAGAACCAAGATGGAGAGGGACATCCTGGCAGACGTCAACCATCCATTTGTTGTCAAACTGCACTATG cATTCCAGACTGAAGGGAAGTTGTACCTGATCCTGGACTTTCTCAGAGGAGGAGATCTCTTCACAAGACTCTCCAAAGAG GTGATGttcacagaggaggatgtgaagTTTTATCTGGCAGAGCTGGCGCTGGGACTGGACCACCTCCACAGCCTGGGCATCATCTACAGGGACCTCAAACCTGAAAA CATTCTCCTGGATGAGGAGGGACACATCAAACTCACAG ATTTCGGTTTGTGTAAAGAAGCCATTGATCATGAGAAGAAAGCTTATTCCTTCTGTGGCACTGTGGAGTACATGGCACCAGAGGTTGTGAACAGGCAGGGACACACCCACAGCGCCGACTGGTGGTCATTTGGAGTACTAATG TTTGAGATGTTGACCGGAGCGCTGCCGTTTCAAGGGAAGGACCGCAAAGAAACTATGAACCTGATTCTGAA GGCGCGTCTGGGGATGCCTCAGTTCCTGAGCGCAGAGGCCCAGTCTCTGCTCAGGGCTTTGTTCAAGAGGAACCCCGCCAACAGGCTGG GATCTGGTGCTGACGGTGCAGAGGAGATCAAACGCCATGGTTTCTTCTCCACCATAGACTGGAAT aaaCTCTTCAGAAAAGAAATGAAGCCTCCATTCAGGCCGGCGGTGGCGCGTCCGGACGACACCTTTTACTTTGACTCCGAGTTCACCTCCCGCACCCCTAAAG ACTCCCCTGGCGTGCCCCCAAGTGCCGGAGCTCACCAGCTCTTCAGAGGCTTCAGCTTCATCGCGTCGACTCTGTTGGAGGAGGAAGGTTCGGTGGAGCCAGTCAATCCCCCGCCACACCCGGTGGTCCAG CAATTACACGGGAAGAACCTGCTGTTCAGCGACGGCTACATATTGAAGGAAGACATCGGCATGGgctccttctctgtctgcaaACGATGTGTCCACAAAACCACCAACACAGAATACGCTGTCAAG atgattgacAAGACCAGCACAGACCCCTCTGAGGAGATTGAGATTCTACTTCGATACGGACAGCACCCCAACATCATAACGCTGAAGGAT GTGTACGACAACAGTAAGCAGGTGTTCCTGGTGACGGAGTTGATGCGCGGGGGAGAGCTGCTGGATCGGATCCTCAAGCAGAAGTTCTTTTCGGAGAGGGAGGCCAGCGCTGTGCTTCACACCATCACCAAGACCGTGGAGTATCTGCACTCACAGGGG GTGGTGCACAGGGACCTGAAGCCCAGCAACATCCTCTACGTGGACGAGTCAGGGAATCCAGAGTCTATCAGGATCTGTGATTTTGGCTTCGCGAAGCAACTGCGTGCCAACAACGGCCTGCTGATGACCCCATGCTACACTGCTAACTTTGTAGCTCCTGAG GTGTTGAAGCGTCAGGGCTACGACGAAGGATGCGACATCTGGAGTCTGGGAGTCTTACTGTACACCATGCTGGCCGG TTTTACTCCATTTGCCAACGGACCCGAGGACACCCCGAATGAGATCCTGAACAGGATAGGCAACGGCCACTTCAGTCTGACTGGAGGCAACTGGGACACCGTGTCCGACGCCGCCAAG GATCTTGTTTCCAAGATGCTGCACGTGGACCCCCATCAAAGACTGACTGCGAAGCAGGTCCTCAGACACCCCTGGATTGTCCAGAGAGACAAACTACCCAACAGCCAGCTCCCACACCATGACCCCAAACTGGTCAAG GGTGCGATGGCAGCCACCTACTCTGCCCTGAAGAACTCCCAACCGACTCCAGAGCTCAAGCCCATCGAGAGCTCCTTCCTAGCCCAGCGACGTGTCAAGAAgcttccctccacctccctgtaG
- the rps6ka1 gene encoding ribosomal protein S6 kinase alpha-1 isoform X5, producing the protein MWRLLFRTKTRTRENESHITWIERDFASIRVQDDGEIKEINITHVVKEGSEKADASQFELLKVLGQGSFGKVFLVRKVTPPDANQLYAMKVLKKATLKVRDRVRTKMERDILADVNHPFVVKLHYAFQTEGKLYLILDFLRGGDLFTRLSKEVMFTEEDVKFYLAELALGLDHLHSLGIIYRDLKPENILLDEEGHIKLTDFGLCKEAIDHEKKAYSFCGTVEYMAPEVVNRQGHTHSADWWSFGVLMFEMLTGALPFQGKDRKETMNLILKARLGMPQFLSAEAQSLLRALFKRNPANRLGSGADGAEEIKRHGFFSTIDWNKLFRKEMKPPFRPAVARPDDTFYFDSEFTSRTPKDSPGVPPSAGAHQLFRGFSFIASTLLEEEGSVEPVNPPPHPVVQQLHGKNLLFSDGYILKEDIGMGSFSVCKRCVHKTTNTEYAVKMIDKTSTDPSEEIEILLRYGQHPNIITLKDVYDNSKQVFLVTELMRGGELLDRILKQKFFSEREASAVLHTITKTVEYLHSQGVVHRDLKPSNILYVDESGNPESIRICDFGFAKQLRANNGLLMTPCYTANFVAPEVLKRQGYDEGCDIWSLGVLLYTMLAGFTPFANGPEDTPNEILNRIGNGHFSLTGGNWDTVSDAAKDLVSKMLHVDPHQRLTAKQVLRHPWIVQRDKLPNSQLPHHDPKLVKGAMAATYSALKNSQPTPELKPIESSFLAQRRVKKLPSTSL; encoded by the exons GATGACGGAGAAATCAAGGAGATCAACATCACCCATGTGGTCAAGGAGGGCTCAGAGAAGGCTGACGCCTCTCAGTTTGAACTGCTCAAAGTCCTGGGACAGGGATCCTTTGGCAAG GTGTTCCTGGTGCGAAAGGTGACCCCTCCCGATGCTAACCAGCTCTACGCCATGAAGGTCCTGAAGAAGGCCACGCTCAAAG TAAGAGACCGTGTGAGAACCAAGATGGAGAGGGACATCCTGGCAGACGTCAACCATCCATTTGTTGTCAAACTGCACTATG cATTCCAGACTGAAGGGAAGTTGTACCTGATCCTGGACTTTCTCAGAGGAGGAGATCTCTTCACAAGACTCTCCAAAGAG GTGATGttcacagaggaggatgtgaagTTTTATCTGGCAGAGCTGGCGCTGGGACTGGACCACCTCCACAGCCTGGGCATCATCTACAGGGACCTCAAACCTGAAAA CATTCTCCTGGATGAGGAGGGACACATCAAACTCACAG ATTTCGGTTTGTGTAAAGAAGCCATTGATCATGAGAAGAAAGCTTATTCCTTCTGTGGCACTGTGGAGTACATGGCACCAGAGGTTGTGAACAGGCAGGGACACACCCACAGCGCCGACTGGTGGTCATTTGGAGTACTAATG TTTGAGATGTTGACCGGAGCGCTGCCGTTTCAAGGGAAGGACCGCAAAGAAACTATGAACCTGATTCTGAA GGCGCGTCTGGGGATGCCTCAGTTCCTGAGCGCAGAGGCCCAGTCTCTGCTCAGGGCTTTGTTCAAGAGGAACCCCGCCAACAGGCTGG GATCTGGTGCTGACGGTGCAGAGGAGATCAAACGCCATGGTTTCTTCTCCACCATAGACTGGAAT aaaCTCTTCAGAAAAGAAATGAAGCCTCCATTCAGGCCGGCGGTGGCGCGTCCGGACGACACCTTTTACTTTGACTCCGAGTTCACCTCCCGCACCCCTAAAG ACTCCCCTGGCGTGCCCCCAAGTGCCGGAGCTCACCAGCTCTTCAGAGGCTTCAGCTTCATCGCGTCGACTCTGTTGGAGGAGGAAGGTTCGGTGGAGCCAGTCAATCCCCCGCCACACCCGGTGGTCCAG CAATTACACGGGAAGAACCTGCTGTTCAGCGACGGCTACATATTGAAGGAAGACATCGGCATGGgctccttctctgtctgcaaACGATGTGTCCACAAAACCACCAACACAGAATACGCTGTCAAG atgattgacAAGACCAGCACAGACCCCTCTGAGGAGATTGAGATTCTACTTCGATACGGACAGCACCCCAACATCATAACGCTGAAGGAT GTGTACGACAACAGTAAGCAGGTGTTCCTGGTGACGGAGTTGATGCGCGGGGGAGAGCTGCTGGATCGGATCCTCAAGCAGAAGTTCTTTTCGGAGAGGGAGGCCAGCGCTGTGCTTCACACCATCACCAAGACCGTGGAGTATCTGCACTCACAGGGG GTGGTGCACAGGGACCTGAAGCCCAGCAACATCCTCTACGTGGACGAGTCAGGGAATCCAGAGTCTATCAGGATCTGTGATTTTGGCTTCGCGAAGCAACTGCGTGCCAACAACGGCCTGCTGATGACCCCATGCTACACTGCTAACTTTGTAGCTCCTGAG GTGTTGAAGCGTCAGGGCTACGACGAAGGATGCGACATCTGGAGTCTGGGAGTCTTACTGTACACCATGCTGGCCGG TTTTACTCCATTTGCCAACGGACCCGAGGACACCCCGAATGAGATCCTGAACAGGATAGGCAACGGCCACTTCAGTCTGACTGGAGGCAACTGGGACACCGTGTCCGACGCCGCCAAG GATCTTGTTTCCAAGATGCTGCACGTGGACCCCCATCAAAGACTGACTGCGAAGCAGGTCCTCAGACACCCCTGGATTGTCCAGAGAGACAAACTACCCAACAGCCAGCTCCCACACCATGACCCCAAACTGGTCAAG GGTGCGATGGCAGCCACCTACTCTGCCCTGAAGAACTCCCAACCGACTCCAGAGCTCAAGCCCATCGAGAGCTCCTTCCTAGCCCAGCGACGTGTCAAGAAgcttccctccacctccctgtaG
- the rps6ka1 gene encoding ribosomal protein S6 kinase alpha-1 isoform X3, whose protein sequence is MEKDKKKFNLSRLLALYVRKKNKALAGSPAHCNSCRSPAATGNSGTDSVHAPRNHWTDDGEIKEINITHVVKEGSEKADASQFELLKVLGQGSFGKVFLVRKVTPPDANQLYAMKVLKKATLKVRDRVRTKMERDILADVNHPFVVKLHYAFQTEGKLYLILDFLRGGDLFTRLSKEVMFTEEDVKFYLAELALGLDHLHSLGIIYRDLKPENILLDEEGHIKLTDFGLCKEAIDHEKKAYSFCGTVEYMAPEVVNRQGHTHSADWWSFGVLMFEMLTGALPFQGKDRKETMNLILKARLGMPQFLSAEAQSLLRALFKRNPANRLGSGADGAEEIKRHGFFSTIDWNKLFRKEMKPPFRPAVARPDDTFYFDSEFTSRTPKDSPGVPPSAGAHQLFRGFSFIASTLLEEEGSVEPVNPPPHPVVQQLHGKNLLFSDGYILKEDIGMGSFSVCKRCVHKTTNTEYAVKMIDKTSTDPSEEIEILLRYGQHPNIITLKDVYDNSKQVFLVTELMRGGELLDRILKQKFFSEREASAVLHTITKTVEYLHSQGVVHRDLKPSNILYVDESGNPESIRICDFGFAKQLRANNGLLMTPCYTANFVAPEVLKRQGYDEGCDIWSLGVLLYTMLAGFTPFANGPEDTPNEILNRIGNGHFSLTGGNWDTVSDAAKDLVSKMLHVDPHQRLTAKQVLRHPWIVQRDKLPNSQLPHHDPKLVKGAMAATYSALKNSQPTPELKPIESSFLAQRRVKKLPSTSL, encoded by the exons GATGACGGAGAAATCAAGGAGATCAACATCACCCATGTGGTCAAGGAGGGCTCAGAGAAGGCTGACGCCTCTCAGTTTGAACTGCTCAAAGTCCTGGGACAGGGATCCTTTGGCAAG GTGTTCCTGGTGCGAAAGGTGACCCCTCCCGATGCTAACCAGCTCTACGCCATGAAGGTCCTGAAGAAGGCCACGCTCAAAG TAAGAGACCGTGTGAGAACCAAGATGGAGAGGGACATCCTGGCAGACGTCAACCATCCATTTGTTGTCAAACTGCACTATG cATTCCAGACTGAAGGGAAGTTGTACCTGATCCTGGACTTTCTCAGAGGAGGAGATCTCTTCACAAGACTCTCCAAAGAG GTGATGttcacagaggaggatgtgaagTTTTATCTGGCAGAGCTGGCGCTGGGACTGGACCACCTCCACAGCCTGGGCATCATCTACAGGGACCTCAAACCTGAAAA CATTCTCCTGGATGAGGAGGGACACATCAAACTCACAG ATTTCGGTTTGTGTAAAGAAGCCATTGATCATGAGAAGAAAGCTTATTCCTTCTGTGGCACTGTGGAGTACATGGCACCAGAGGTTGTGAACAGGCAGGGACACACCCACAGCGCCGACTGGTGGTCATTTGGAGTACTAATG TTTGAGATGTTGACCGGAGCGCTGCCGTTTCAAGGGAAGGACCGCAAAGAAACTATGAACCTGATTCTGAA GGCGCGTCTGGGGATGCCTCAGTTCCTGAGCGCAGAGGCCCAGTCTCTGCTCAGGGCTTTGTTCAAGAGGAACCCCGCCAACAGGCTGG GATCTGGTGCTGACGGTGCAGAGGAGATCAAACGCCATGGTTTCTTCTCCACCATAGACTGGAAT aaaCTCTTCAGAAAAGAAATGAAGCCTCCATTCAGGCCGGCGGTGGCGCGTCCGGACGACACCTTTTACTTTGACTCCGAGTTCACCTCCCGCACCCCTAAAG ACTCCCCTGGCGTGCCCCCAAGTGCCGGAGCTCACCAGCTCTTCAGAGGCTTCAGCTTCATCGCGTCGACTCTGTTGGAGGAGGAAGGTTCGGTGGAGCCAGTCAATCCCCCGCCACACCCGGTGGTCCAG CAATTACACGGGAAGAACCTGCTGTTCAGCGACGGCTACATATTGAAGGAAGACATCGGCATGGgctccttctctgtctgcaaACGATGTGTCCACAAAACCACCAACACAGAATACGCTGTCAAG atgattgacAAGACCAGCACAGACCCCTCTGAGGAGATTGAGATTCTACTTCGATACGGACAGCACCCCAACATCATAACGCTGAAGGAT GTGTACGACAACAGTAAGCAGGTGTTCCTGGTGACGGAGTTGATGCGCGGGGGAGAGCTGCTGGATCGGATCCTCAAGCAGAAGTTCTTTTCGGAGAGGGAGGCCAGCGCTGTGCTTCACACCATCACCAAGACCGTGGAGTATCTGCACTCACAGGGG GTGGTGCACAGGGACCTGAAGCCCAGCAACATCCTCTACGTGGACGAGTCAGGGAATCCAGAGTCTATCAGGATCTGTGATTTTGGCTTCGCGAAGCAACTGCGTGCCAACAACGGCCTGCTGATGACCCCATGCTACACTGCTAACTTTGTAGCTCCTGAG GTGTTGAAGCGTCAGGGCTACGACGAAGGATGCGACATCTGGAGTCTGGGAGTCTTACTGTACACCATGCTGGCCGG TTTTACTCCATTTGCCAACGGACCCGAGGACACCCCGAATGAGATCCTGAACAGGATAGGCAACGGCCACTTCAGTCTGACTGGAGGCAACTGGGACACCGTGTCCGACGCCGCCAAG GATCTTGTTTCCAAGATGCTGCACGTGGACCCCCATCAAAGACTGACTGCGAAGCAGGTCCTCAGACACCCCTGGATTGTCCAGAGAGACAAACTACCCAACAGCCAGCTCCCACACCATGACCCCAAACTGGTCAAG GGTGCGATGGCAGCCACCTACTCTGCCCTGAAGAACTCCCAACCGACTCCAGAGCTCAAGCCCATCGAGAGCTCCTTCCTAGCCCAGCGACGTGTCAAGAAgcttccctccacctccctgtaG